A genomic window from Silene latifolia isolate original U9 population chromosome Y, ASM4854445v1, whole genome shotgun sequence includes:
- the LOC141630176 gene encoding uncharacterized protein LOC141630176: MDQELLQVYLALKKAERSSLTQRVKIQNIKYNDAPTRYYFSKIAARKHQCLIGKIVDRHGIEKEGMQGVNQAFIEYYKWLLGQQVQIDSSQMGALEGPRTHETSWDELCRDVDDREIKLALFFIASNKSPGQDGFSAQFFKTSWDTIRHEFCNVVKGFFKTWDMSKQANTTLLALNPKKPVVSTFMDYWTIA, from the coding sequence ATGGACCAGGAGTTATTGCAGGTATATTTGGCTCTTAAGAAGGCAGAAAGAAGTTCCCTTACTCAGAGAGTAAAGATTCAAAACATTAAGTACAATGATGCTCCCACTAGGTattatttctctaaaattgctGCTAGGAAGCACCAATGTCTTATTGGGAAGATAGTGGATAGACATGGTATTGAGAAGGAAGGTATGCAGGGTGTTAATCAAGCATTCATTGAATATTATAAGTGGTTGTTGGGTCAACAAGTACAAATTGATTCCTCCCAAATGGGAGCTTTGGAAGGACCAAGGACACATGAAACAAGTTGGGATGAGCTCTGCAGGGATGTGGATGATAGGGAAATTAAGCTTGCTTTATTTTTCATTGCCTCAAACAAAAGCCCTGGGCAAGATGGGTTTTCAGCTcagtttttcaaaacatcttGGGATACTATTAGGCATGAGTTTTGCAATGTTGTTAAGGGTTTTTTCAAGACTTGGGATATGTCTAAGCAAGCTAACACTACCTTGCTTGCATTAAATCCTAAAAAACCAGTGGTCTCTACATTCATGGATTATTGGACTATTGCCTGA